One part of the Nostoc sp. PCC 7120 = FACHB-418 genome encodes these proteins:
- a CDS encoding DUF2288 domain-containing protein — protein MSDLRTELSETIDESEWEWLIPHAQRDAVILISLDLNLLDVGEAIASDNIPSVQRWIDEQLISKPSPQQLGEWNTNQQKRFNTLIIQPYVLVQEIAA, from the coding sequence ATGTCAGATTTAAGAACAGAGTTATCAGAAACTATAGATGAATCAGAGTGGGAATGGCTAATTCCCCATGCACAGAGAGACGCAGTGATTTTAATATCACTAGACTTGAACTTGCTAGATGTGGGAGAGGCGATCGCTAGTGATAATATACCTTCAGTTCAACGATGGATTGATGAGCAATTAATTAGTAAACCTTCTCCTCAGCAACTGGGAGAATGGAACACTAATCAGCAAAAGAGATTTAACACCTTGATCATACAGCCCTATGTTCTGGTGCAAGAAATAGCAGCATAG
- a CDS encoding lysophospholipid acyltransferase family protein — protein MSRTREPLISLALYHAFKWSVVSPMLHTYFRGRIYGVENVPQSGPVVVVSNHASYFDPPIVSNCVRRPVAYMAKQELFEIPVLAQAIKLYGAYPVSRGSADRNAIRAALEYLENGWAVGVFMEGTRTPDGRISDPKRGAALLAAKAKAPILPVCLWGSENILQKGSSVPRAVPLTVRIGNLIDTPSSTNKDELESITQKCAAAINQMHDLGR, from the coding sequence ATGTCCCGAACCCGCGAACCATTGATTAGTCTGGCACTGTACCATGCCTTTAAGTGGTCAGTTGTCAGCCCGATGTTGCACACTTACTTTCGGGGTCGGATTTATGGTGTGGAAAATGTCCCCCAATCAGGCCCTGTAGTAGTTGTAAGTAATCATGCTAGTTACTTTGACCCGCCCATTGTCTCTAATTGTGTGCGTCGTCCAGTGGCATACATGGCAAAGCAAGAATTATTTGAAATTCCTGTTTTAGCACAGGCGATTAAATTATATGGTGCTTACCCAGTTAGTAGAGGAAGTGCCGATCGCAATGCCATTCGTGCAGCTCTAGAATATCTGGAAAATGGCTGGGCTGTAGGTGTGTTCATGGAAGGTACTCGCACCCCAGATGGTCGCATTAGTGACCCCAAAAGAGGCGCAGCCCTACTAGCAGCTAAAGCGAAAGCGCCGATATTACCTGTATGTTTGTGGGGTTCGGAGAATATTTTACAAAAAGGTTCCTCTGTGCCTCGTGCTGTGCCTCTAACAGTGAGAATTGGGAATTTAATTGATACTCCCAGTTCTACTAATAAAGACGAGTTAGAGTCAATAACCCAAAAGTGTGCCGCCGCCATTAATCAAATGCACGATTTAGGGCGCTGA
- the fabD gene encoding ACP S-malonyltransferase, translating to MTKTAWVFPGQGSQALGMGTDLLDIPTAKEKFAQAEAILGWSVSEICQNEEKLSQTLYTQPSLYVVESILADLTKERGHQPDLVAGHSLGEYIALYVAGVFEWSAGLKLVKRRAELMDSAAGGMMAAMMNFDREQLETVISQTPDVVLANDNSPAQVVISGTPEAVQTVMSQVKAKRAVPLKVSGAFHSHLMNTAAVEFQEILETVEFQQASVPVLSNVEPAPAVDAAILKQRLSQQMTGSVRWREISLTLPANGIEKVVEIGPGNVLTGLIKRTTADLILKNIRNAAELPN from the coding sequence ATGACAAAAACCGCATGGGTGTTCCCCGGACAAGGTTCTCAAGCACTGGGGATGGGAACAGACTTACTAGATATACCAACTGCCAAAGAAAAATTTGCTCAAGCTGAAGCAATCTTAGGCTGGTCTGTAAGCGAAATCTGCCAAAACGAAGAAAAATTATCACAGACACTCTACACCCAACCCAGTCTTTATGTAGTAGAGAGTATCCTTGCAGACCTGACAAAAGAACGGGGACACCAGCCAGATTTAGTTGCTGGTCATAGTTTAGGAGAATACATCGCCCTTTACGTTGCCGGCGTTTTTGAGTGGTCAGCTGGTTTAAAACTAGTCAAGCGACGAGCTGAACTCATGGATAGCGCCGCAGGCGGCATGATGGCGGCTATGATGAATTTTGACCGCGAACAGTTGGAAACAGTAATTTCCCAGACTCCTGATGTGGTGCTAGCAAACGATAATAGTCCGGCGCAAGTTGTTATATCCGGTACTCCAGAAGCTGTGCAGACAGTTATGTCTCAAGTCAAAGCCAAGCGTGCTGTCCCGTTGAAAGTTTCGGGAGCATTTCATTCACACCTCATGAATACGGCTGCTGTAGAGTTCCAAGAAATTCTGGAAACTGTAGAATTTCAACAGGCTAGTGTACCCGTATTATCAAACGTCGAGCCAGCGCCGGCTGTTGATGCCGCTATTTTAAAACAACGCCTTAGCCAACAGATGACTGGTTCAGTGCGCTGGCGAGAAATTTCTTTAACATTACCAGCCAACGGCATTGAGAAAGTCGTGGAAATCGGCCCTGGTAATGTACTAACAGGTTTGATTAAACGCACTACTGCTGATTTAATTTTAAAAAACATCCGCAACGCTGCGGAATTACCAAATTAG
- the plsX gene encoding phosphate acyltransferase PlsX yields the protein MGSTCVRIAIDAMGGDHAPNEIVAGAVRASEELGVKVLLVGDPQQIASALPPKTNLERVEIVPAEEAIAMDEEPLNAVRRKRKASINVAMDLVKREQADAIFSAGHSGAAMASALLRLGRLPGVDRPAIGTVFPTIKAGKPVLILDVGANVDCRPKFLEQFAVIGSIYSQYVLGTGEPKVGLLNIGEEDTKGNELALRTHQLLKDNSNINFIGNAEGRDVLSGEFDVIVCDGFVGNILLKFAEAIGGVILQILREELPQGLHGQIGTAILKPNLKRIKQRMDHAEHGGALLLGVSGVCLIGHGSSQAPSVFNAIRMAKEAVDNQVMQQLQSQYEILHSTSD from the coding sequence ATGGGATCGACTTGCGTACGGATAGCAATTGACGCAATGGGAGGGGATCACGCACCCAATGAAATCGTAGCTGGCGCTGTGCGAGCAAGCGAAGAATTGGGTGTGAAAGTACTGTTGGTAGGTGATCCCCAACAAATTGCATCTGCCTTGCCACCAAAAACTAATTTGGAGAGGGTGGAGATCGTTCCTGCTGAGGAAGCGATCGCAATGGATGAGGAGCCTTTGAACGCGGTAAGACGCAAGCGCAAGGCTTCTATTAATGTGGCGATGGATTTAGTCAAGCGAGAGCAGGCGGATGCCATATTTTCGGCTGGCCATTCTGGTGCAGCTATGGCATCAGCTTTACTACGCTTGGGACGATTACCTGGAGTTGACCGCCCGGCGATTGGTACAGTGTTTCCCACAATCAAAGCTGGCAAACCTGTATTGATATTAGATGTGGGAGCCAATGTAGACTGCCGCCCTAAGTTTTTAGAGCAGTTTGCTGTGATTGGGTCAATTTACAGCCAGTATGTCTTAGGGACAGGGGAACCCAAGGTGGGTTTGTTGAATATTGGCGAGGAAGATACCAAAGGCAATGAATTAGCCTTACGTACTCACCAACTATTAAAGGACAATTCCAATATCAATTTTATTGGGAATGCCGAAGGGAGAGATGTACTTTCCGGCGAATTTGACGTGATTGTGTGTGATGGCTTTGTCGGCAATATTTTACTCAAATTTGCGGAGGCGATCGGCGGTGTAATTCTGCAAATCCTCCGGGAAGAATTGCCCCAAGGTTTACACGGTCAAATCGGTACAGCCATCTTAAAACCCAACCTGAAGCGCATTAAGCAGCGCATGGATCACGCAGAACACGGTGGTGCTTTGCTGTTAGGGGTATCAGGTGTTTGTCTAATCGGTCACGGTAGCTCTCAAGCTCCTTCAGTATTTAATGCCATTCGCATGGCCAAAGAAGCTGTAGATAATCAAGTGATGCAACAACTGCAATCCCAGTATGAAATTCTACACAGCACCAGCGATTAG
- a CDS encoding lysophospholipid acyltransferase family protein — translation MSANNPLDISRIFLTTLSTKMFRYYEDRIPQDASLLIVSNHRSFMDALTLMAALSNPIRFACHHYMGQVPILREIVTGQLGCFPLEENQHRQQSFFVQSQKLLQTKQMVGVFPEGADPMVKYTPANEVGEFRRGFAHLALRSQVKNLAVLPVAIASLEESNTSAFPLKLLSLFDPSEPLFNQYGWHPLVIYHRVAVLVGRPYWITAQHHNQYHGKQAKNVVAELTTHCHDEIATLLAQGCY, via the coding sequence ATGAGTGCAAATAACCCCCTAGATATTTCTCGGATATTCTTAACAACACTCTCTACTAAAATGTTCCGCTATTACGAGGATCGCATTCCCCAAGATGCTAGTTTGTTAATAGTGAGCAATCATCGCAGTTTTATGGATGCACTAACTTTAATGGCGGCTTTATCGAATCCGATTCGTTTTGCTTGTCATCACTATATGGGACAAGTGCCAATATTGCGGGAGATTGTTACAGGACAATTGGGTTGCTTTCCTTTAGAAGAAAATCAACATCGTCAGCAAAGCTTTTTTGTGCAGTCACAAAAGCTACTACAAACAAAACAAATGGTGGGAGTATTTCCTGAAGGTGCTGATCCGATGGTGAAATATACTCCAGCCAATGAAGTAGGGGAATTTCGCCGGGGCTTTGCTCATCTAGCGTTACGTTCTCAAGTCAAGAACTTAGCAGTGTTACCAGTAGCGATCGCTTCCTTAGAAGAGAGTAACACTTCGGCTTTTCCCCTAAAATTATTAAGTTTGTTCGACCCTTCCGAACCATTATTCAATCAATATGGTTGGCATCCCCTGGTAATCTATCATCGAGTGGCTGTCTTAGTCGGTCGTCCTTATTGGATTACAGCCCAACATCACAACCAATATCACGGTAAACAGGCGAAAAATGTTGTGGCTGAACTAACCACACATTGCCATGATGAAATCGCTACTTTACTCGCTCAAGGTTGTTATTAA
- a CDS encoding beta-ketoacyl-ACP synthase 3, whose protein sequence is MQNLGIAITGSGSAVPETSLHNEELSQLVETSDEWISTRTGIRQRRLALPTESLSSLAAAASRQAIASAGITASDIDLILLATSTPDDLFGTATKIQAELGANKAVAFDLTAACSGFVFGLVTAAQFIRTGVYQNVLLIGADILSRWVDWQDRRTCVLFGDGAGAVVLQANSSDRLLGFALKSDGTQNHYLNLAYQGTAKEILPNVKITQGTYQPVTMNGKEVYRFAAQKVPEIIDKALFEAQLTVDQIDWLLLHQANQRILDTVAQRLNIPAHKVISNLANYGNTSAASIPLALDEAVREGKIKPNDIIATSGFGAGLTWGAAIFQWGR, encoded by the coding sequence GTGCAAAACTTAGGCATCGCAATTACCGGGAGTGGTTCAGCAGTACCTGAAACTTCCCTTCACAACGAAGAATTAAGCCAACTGGTAGAGACATCAGACGAGTGGATCAGCACCAGAACCGGAATCCGCCAACGGCGTTTAGCCCTACCGACTGAATCATTAAGCAGTCTGGCGGCGGCGGCTAGTAGACAGGCGATCGCCTCGGCTGGCATTACAGCATCTGATATAGATTTGATTTTACTGGCAACTTCCACACCTGATGATTTGTTTGGTACTGCTACTAAAATCCAGGCTGAATTGGGAGCTAATAAAGCCGTAGCCTTTGATTTAACCGCCGCCTGTTCCGGCTTTGTCTTCGGTCTAGTCACAGCAGCTCAATTTATCAGAACTGGCGTATATCAGAATGTACTGTTGATCGGGGCTGATATTCTCTCCCGTTGGGTAGATTGGCAAGACAGACGTACTTGCGTGTTGTTTGGTGATGGTGCTGGGGCAGTTGTCTTGCAGGCGAACTCAAGCGATCGCTTATTGGGATTTGCCCTCAAAAGTGATGGGACACAAAACCATTATCTCAACCTAGCTTATCAAGGCACTGCCAAAGAAATTCTCCCCAATGTCAAGATTACTCAAGGCACATATCAACCCGTAACCATGAACGGCAAAGAAGTTTACCGCTTTGCCGCTCAAAAAGTCCCAGAAATCATTGATAAAGCTCTATTTGAGGCTCAACTAACTGTTGACCAAATCGATTGGCTACTACTACATCAAGCAAATCAACGCATTCTTGATACTGTAGCTCAACGCCTAAATATTCCTGCACACAAAGTAATTAGTAATCTCGCTAATTACGGCAATACCTCCGCCGCTTCCATCCCCCTAGCCCTAGATGAAGCCGTGCGAGAAGGTAAAATAAAACCAAACGATATCATTGCTACATCCGGCTTTGGAGCGGGTCTAACATGGGGTGCAGCAATTTTCCAATGGGGAAGATAA
- a CDS encoding AI-2E family transporter, whose translation MSGIEAKNLWHRLNNLALVRFLLLVAAGWAIVQLLAYFETVIIIFTFAAILAFLLSYPVQWLRRFLPHSVAVVVVFLISIVILGGLLITVGVALLSQGQQLIDSISAFLTSLLPFLERIERLLSNRNLQIDLSVIQEQLRTQAVSTLVTSLAIVQQFLTNFVTFILIAVVAFFMLLDGEKLWNFILKIVPQKRRIRFTNIMRRSFLGFFRGQLLLCLFLTSSTFIIFLLLQVPFALILSVIVGILDIIPGIGATLGVGTITLIVLSQDVWLALKVLAACVVLQQIQDNLISPRIMQGSLNLNPVVVFFALLVGARVAGLLGVFISIPITGVIVSLFEIDEMKSEV comes from the coding sequence ATGAGCGGTATTGAAGCCAAAAATCTGTGGCATCGATTAAATAATTTGGCACTAGTCCGCTTTTTGCTGTTAGTTGCGGCTGGTTGGGCGATCGTACAGCTTCTAGCTTACTTTGAGACAGTAATTATAATTTTTACTTTTGCAGCTATTTTGGCTTTTTTACTGAGCTATCCAGTGCAATGGCTACGCCGTTTTCTACCCCACAGTGTTGCAGTTGTCGTAGTTTTCCTAATCAGCATAGTGATTTTAGGAGGATTACTCATTACAGTTGGTGTAGCACTTTTATCTCAGGGTCAACAATTAATTGACAGTATATCGGCTTTCTTAACTTCTTTGTTACCTTTTTTGGAAAGAATAGAGAGATTGTTAAGTAACCGCAATCTACAAATAGATTTAAGTGTAATTCAAGAACAATTGCGAACCCAAGCTGTATCAACACTAGTTACCAGTTTAGCAATTGTGCAACAATTTCTCACTAATTTTGTGACATTTATCTTAATTGCCGTCGTAGCTTTTTTCATGCTACTAGATGGTGAAAAACTTTGGAATTTTATTCTCAAAATAGTTCCCCAAAAACGCCGCATTAGATTTACAAATATTATGCGGCGTAGTTTTCTAGGATTTTTTCGCGGTCAGTTATTATTGTGCTTGTTCCTGACAAGTTCAACATTTATTATTTTCTTATTATTACAAGTGCCTTTTGCTTTAATACTGTCTGTAATAGTAGGAATACTAGATATAATTCCTGGTATTGGAGCTACCTTAGGTGTGGGAACAATTACTTTAATTGTCTTATCTCAAGATGTTTGGTTAGCATTAAAAGTCTTAGCCGCTTGCGTAGTTCTCCAGCAAATTCAAGATAATTTGATTTCCCCTCGTATTATGCAAGGATCACTAAATCTCAATCCAGTAGTAGTATTTTTTGCTTTATTAGTAGGTGCTAGAGTCGCAGGTTTATTGGGTGTTTTTATCTCTATCCCAATCACGGGAGTAATTGTATCTTTATTTGAAATTGATGAGATGAAGTCTGAAGTTTAG
- the metG gene encoding methionine--tRNA ligase gives MNLVNKAEKTFALTTPLYYVNDVPHIGSAYTTMAADAVARFQKLLGRDVLLITGTDEHGQKIQRSAESLGKAPQEFCDEIVPSFMSLWRLLNIQYDRFSRTTAVRHKAIVDEFFARVWEAGDIYQGQQKGWYCVSCEEFKEERELLEGNRCPIHVNKEVEWRDEQNYFFRLSKYQTQLEEFYQSHPDFIQPESRRNEVLNFVSQGLQDFSISRVNLDWGFPVPNDPKHTLYVWFDALLAYVTALLDPEDEPTLENALGKWWPINLHLIGKDILRFHAVYWPAMLLSAGLPLPDRVFGHGFLTKDGQKMGKSLGNTVDPVGLVQQYGSDAVRYYFLKEIEFGKDGDFNEVRFIHVLNADLANDLGNLLNRTLNMVKKYCANYALSITNEDIPAENTLKALGVDLGAKVKQAYEVLAFNQACGVVLSLVQASNKFIDDQAPWSLYKQERQQEVETVLYTVLESVRLAAYLLSPVIPNISSNIYQQLGFGINFNEQTDITPFAIHAQWGLLSNKQQLGQPQPIFKRIEQTKNV, from the coding sequence ATGAATCTAGTGAATAAAGCAGAAAAAACATTTGCACTGACAACACCTCTGTATTATGTAAACGATGTTCCTCACATTGGTAGTGCCTACACAACAATGGCCGCAGACGCAGTGGCGAGGTTTCAGAAGTTATTAGGGCGTGATGTGCTGCTGATAACAGGTACAGATGAGCATGGGCAGAAAATTCAGCGTTCAGCCGAGAGTTTAGGAAAAGCCCCGCAAGAGTTTTGTGACGAAATTGTCCCCAGCTTTATGAGTTTGTGGCGGTTGTTGAATATTCAATACGATCGCTTTAGTCGAACTACGGCTGTGCGTCACAAAGCCATTGTAGACGAATTTTTTGCACGGGTGTGGGAGGCTGGCGACATCTACCAAGGACAGCAAAAAGGCTGGTACTGTGTATCTTGTGAGGAATTTAAAGAAGAAAGGGAATTATTAGAAGGAAATCGCTGCCCTATCCATGTTAATAAAGAAGTTGAGTGGAGAGACGAACAAAACTACTTTTTCCGTCTCTCGAAATATCAAACTCAATTAGAAGAGTTTTACCAGTCTCACCCAGATTTTATCCAGCCTGAAAGCCGTCGTAATGAAGTCCTCAACTTTGTTAGCCAAGGGTTGCAAGACTTTTCCATTTCGCGGGTAAATCTAGATTGGGGTTTTCCAGTACCCAATGATCCAAAGCATACCTTATATGTTTGGTTCGATGCCTTGCTAGCTTACGTCACAGCATTGTTAGATCCAGAGGATGAACCAACCTTAGAAAATGCCTTAGGAAAATGGTGGCCGATTAACTTGCACCTGATTGGTAAGGATATCTTACGTTTCCATGCTGTTTACTGGCCGGCGATGCTTTTATCTGCTGGCTTACCTTTACCAGATAGAGTTTTTGGACACGGCTTTTTGACCAAAGATGGTCAAAAAATGGGTAAAAGTCTAGGTAATACCGTAGATCCTGTAGGACTAGTCCAGCAGTATGGTAGTGATGCAGTTCGTTATTACTTCCTTAAGGAAATCGAATTTGGCAAAGATGGCGACTTTAATGAAGTTAGATTCATCCATGTGCTAAATGCAGATTTGGCAAATGACTTAGGTAATTTGCTCAATCGCACCCTGAACATGGTGAAAAAATACTGCGCTAATTATGCTTTATCGATTACCAATGAAGATATTCCTGCGGAAAATACATTGAAAGCATTGGGTGTAGATTTAGGAGCAAAGGTCAAACAAGCCTACGAAGTGTTAGCTTTTAATCAAGCTTGTGGGGTCGTGCTTTCACTGGTGCAAGCCAGTAATAAGTTTATTGATGATCAAGCCCCTTGGTCGTTATATAAACAAGAACGACAACAGGAAGTAGAAACAGTACTGTACACTGTTTTAGAATCTGTGAGACTAGCCGCCTATCTTCTTTCTCCCGTGATTCCCAATATCAGTAGCAATATCTATCAGCAACTGGGCTTTGGGATC
- a CDS encoding alpha/beta fold hydrolase, with product MPDVELKPCFLTPRRVRPEYPLFVYLPGMDGTGQLLRSQTAGLEIGFDVRCLAIPRQDLTSWDVLTNNVLDLIHAELEKSSQRAVYLCGESFGGCLAMKVATKSPHLFKRLILINSASAFKLRPWLDGLSQMVQLVPECLYDAGALGLLPFLASLQRISRNIRQELLKTMRYVPPETVLWRLSLLREFDISDEKLRSLTQATLLIAGGSDRLLPSVSEAARLANIISNSQKVVLPNSGHACLLEEDVNLYEILQVHNFLEIKSPKISHLKIPQQKI from the coding sequence ATGCCAGACGTTGAACTAAAGCCGTGTTTCCTAACTCCTAGACGAGTACGACCTGAGTATCCGTTGTTCGTCTATTTGCCAGGAATGGATGGAACTGGTCAATTGTTGCGATCGCAAACGGCGGGGTTAGAAATTGGCTTTGATGTCCGTTGTTTGGCGATCCCCCGCCAAGACCTCACTAGCTGGGATGTCCTCACCAATAATGTCCTAGACTTAATTCATGCAGAATTAGAAAAAAGTTCCCAAAGAGCAGTCTACTTGTGTGGTGAGTCTTTCGGGGGGTGTTTGGCGATGAAAGTAGCCACTAAATCGCCCCACTTATTTAAGCGTCTAATTCTGATTAATTCCGCCTCAGCTTTTAAACTCCGTCCTTGGTTGGATGGGCTGTCTCAAATGGTGCAATTAGTCCCTGAATGCCTTTATGATGCGGGCGCACTAGGTTTATTACCATTTTTGGCATCATTGCAGCGTATATCTCGGAATATTCGCCAAGAACTGCTAAAAACCATGCGTTATGTTCCACCAGAGACGGTGCTTTGGCGGTTATCTTTATTGCGAGAATTTGATATCAGTGATGAGAAATTGCGTTCTCTGACTCAAGCAACCTTATTAATTGCCGGTGGAAGCGATCGCCTGTTACCATCCGTTAGTGAAGCTGCGCGCCTAGCAAATATTATCTCTAACTCTCAGAAAGTCGTTCTACCTAATAGTGGACACGCCTGCTTATTAGAGGAAGATGTAAATCTCTATGAAATTCTCCAAGTTCATAACTTTCTAGAAATTAAAAGCCCCAAAATTTCTCATCTCAAAATTCCCCAACAAAAAATTTGA
- a CDS encoding leucyl aminopeptidase, producing MAIQLSDKPLLEWAGDTLAIALFEDAVELTGELGSLDEKFAGILKELITEEEFTGKANSTVFTRVSSNIPVRKIILVGLGKTEAFKIETLRRAAAAVGKVGKKQKSKVIGLSFPLWNNDPTASAQAIAEGLQLALYQDNRFKSDPEDKGSQVETVELLGFAGQEAAINRANQIVSGVILARQLVAAPANSVTPITMAETAQQIAQDYGLQIEILEQEDCEKLGMGAFLGVALASDLPPKFIHLTYKPEGTPKRKLAIVGKGLTFDSGGLNIKGAGSGIETMKIDMGGAAATLGAAKAIAQIKPNVEVHFISAVTENMISGKAMHPGDILTASNGKTIEVNNTDAEGRLTLADALVYTDKLGLDAIVDLATLTGANVIALGDDIAGLYTPDDALAGQLEQAASESGEKIWRMPLEEKYFEGLKSGIADMKNTGPRPGGSITAALFLKQFVKDTAWAHLDIAGPVWADKENGYNGPGATGYGVRLLVDWVLSE from the coding sequence ATGGCAATTCAACTGAGTGATAAGCCTCTGCTAGAATGGGCAGGCGATACTTTGGCGATCGCATTATTTGAAGATGCAGTCGAGTTAACTGGTGAACTAGGAAGTTTAGATGAAAAGTTTGCCGGCATCTTAAAAGAGCTAATTACTGAAGAAGAGTTTACAGGCAAAGCCAACAGCACGGTTTTTACTCGTGTGAGTTCTAATATCCCAGTACGGAAAATAATTTTGGTGGGTTTAGGCAAAACTGAAGCCTTCAAAATAGAAACCTTAAGACGTGCGGCGGCGGCTGTAGGTAAAGTAGGCAAAAAACAAAAAAGCAAAGTTATCGGACTGAGTTTTCCTTTGTGGAATAATGACCCTACGGCCTCAGCTCAAGCAATTGCTGAAGGCTTGCAGTTAGCACTCTATCAAGATAATCGCTTTAAATCAGACCCAGAAGACAAAGGTTCTCAAGTCGAAACAGTAGAATTACTTGGTTTTGCCGGACAAGAAGCGGCAATTAACCGAGCAAATCAAATCGTTTCTGGGGTAATCTTGGCTCGCCAGTTGGTAGCAGCACCAGCAAATAGTGTCACACCAATTACAATGGCAGAAACGGCTCAACAGATTGCCCAAGATTATGGTTTACAAATAGAAATTTTAGAGCAGGAAGATTGCGAAAAACTAGGCATGGGTGCATTTTTAGGAGTTGCCCTCGCCTCAGATTTACCACCTAAATTTATTCACTTAACTTACAAACCAGAAGGCACACCCAAGCGCAAACTAGCAATTGTGGGTAAAGGTCTAACCTTCGATTCCGGTGGACTCAACATTAAAGGCGCTGGTAGTGGTATCGAAACCATGAAAATTGATATGGGAGGTGCAGCAGCTACCTTAGGCGCAGCCAAAGCCATTGCCCAAATCAAACCAAATGTAGAAGTTCACTTCATCTCAGCCGTGACCGAAAACATGATTAGCGGTAAGGCTATGCACCCAGGAGACATCCTGACTGCATCCAATGGCAAAACCATCGAAGTAAACAACACCGATGCCGAAGGGCGTTTAACCCTAGCAGATGCCCTAGTCTATACCGATAAATTGGGATTAGATGCGATCGTAGATCTAGCAACCCTCACCGGTGCCAATGTCATTGCTTTAGGTGATGACATTGCTGGTTTGTATACTCCCGATGATGCCTTAGCAGGGCAACTAGAGCAAGCCGCTAGTGAATCAGGGGAAAAGATTTGGCGGATGCCATTAGAAGAAAAATATTTTGAAGGACTAAAATCTGGCATTGCCGACATGAAAAACACCGGGCCTCGTCCTGGTGGTTCCATCACTGCTGCTTTGTTTCTCAAGCAGTTTGTCAAAGATACCGCGTGGGCGCACTTAGATATTGCCGGGCCAGTTTGGGCGGACAAAGAAAACGGCTACAACGGCCCAGGTGCTACTGGTTATGGTGTCAGGCTGTTAGTAGATTGGGTATTGAGTGAGTAG